The genomic window TTACCACAACCACAGTTTTGATGATTGCGCGCGTTACTTATTAGCGGATAGAACCGACATCGACAAGCTGATCATCGGCAGTTACTGCTCGATTGGTTCTGGCGCTGTGTTTATGATGGCGGGTAACCAAGGTCATCAAAATCAGTGGGTGAGTACCTTCCCATTCTTCTATCAAGACGACGAGAAGTTTGAAGATGCGATAGACGGCTTTGAACGCTCGGGTGATACCGTGATTGGCAATGATGTATGGATTGGCACCGAAGCCATGATCATGAGTGGTGTTAAGGTTGGCGACGGGGCAATCATCGCAAGTCGAGCGGTGGTAACTAAAGATGTGCCACCTTATTCGATTGTCGGTTCAAACCCTGCGCGTCATATCCGTTATCGCTTCAATGAGACTGAAATCGCTCAGCTATTGGAAATGCAATGGTGGCAGTGGAGCGAAGAGCAGATCAAAGGCGCGATGTCGCTAATGTGTTCATCCGATATCGACGGGCTTTACCAATACTGGAAAGCGCTCAAGTAATCGCTGTTCCCAGAGCGCTTTTGTCACCGAATTCTCTTAGAACAGCCAAAAATGCAATCTTGCTTGGTTTCATTCCACAATGGGTATTGCTTCATTACTTGGCTGTAGAGCTGGCTTTCGAGAAGCGATCTTAACCAACGACCTACGTTTTGGTATTCCGATTGTACAAACCATTTTTTTTCGACTCGCACAAACTGGCTGACAAAAGGCATCACCGCGAAGTCGGCTAAGCTTGGCGTTTGGCCAAAAAAGTAGGGTTGATCGGTGAGTCGTGCTTCTAACTGGCCGATAAAGGCTTCGCAGGCTTGTCGACGTTGTTCAACATCGATATTTCGATAACGAACAGACGCACGATACTTTTCTAAGTGACCAATAAACTCATCATCGTAGGTTTTAATAAGTTGTTGAACTTGCTTGCTAAGTGTTGGATTGCTTGAACGAAGAAGATCTTGAGGATCGTTTTGTTGAAGTGCCCAGTTCATCACATCCAAGCTCTGTTCAATGACTTGTCCATTGGGCAACACCAATATCGGAACCGTCCCTTTTGGCGAACTGGCCAATAGTTCGCGAGGCTTGTCTTTGGTTACAATTTCTCGAAGTAATACTTGTTGTTGTGATAGTGCGATACCCATCCGTCCACGCATTGCATAAGGGCAACGGCGTAAGGAATAGAGAATAGGTAGGTCGGCTTCATTCTGCATATTGAGGTCGTTTAGTTTGAAAAGAGTGGTTAGGTGGTAAAGAGAACGTGATATAGGTAGAATACTCGGCTTAAAAATTATAAGTAAGTGAGCGACTTCAAAAATGAGCAGAAAGATTGAGTTATTAGCCCCTGGTGGCGATGTTGAGGCAATTAAAGCTGCCATCGTAGCAGGTGCTAATGCGGTTTATTGTGGCTTAGACACCTTCAATGCTCGTAATCGAGCCTCTAACCTGTCGTTAGATGAATTGAACGGTGTTATTCGCCTTGCTCATGAATACGGTTGTGAAGTGTTTTTAACTCTTAATGTGGTGCTGTTGGAGCATGAAATTAAGAGCATAACTAAACTGTTGAACCAATTGGTGAACACCAAAGTTGATGGCATTATCGTGCAAGATCTTGGCTTGTTCGATTTGATTAATAAGTATTTTCCATCACTGGATGTTCACGCATCAACCCAGTTAACCACGCACAATGAAGGTCAGATCAAATTCTTGTCTAAGATTGGTGCAACGCGCGTTAACTTGTCTCGAGAACTAAACCTGCCAGAAATAAAGATGTTAACGCAAGTGGCGCACGATCATGATGTGCTAACAGAAGTGTTCGTACACGGTGCTCTGTGTATCGCTTTTTCT from Vibrio artabrorum includes these protein-coding regions:
- the catB gene encoding type B chloramphenicol O-acetyltransferase, whose product is MKNYFESPFVGKSLKEQVTNPNIIVGEHSYYSGYYHNHSFDDCARYLLADRTDIDKLIIGSYCSIGSGAVFMMAGNQGHQNQWVSTFPFFYQDDEKFEDAIDGFERSGDTVIGNDVWIGTEAMIMSGVKVGDGAIIASRAVVTKDVPPYSIVGSNPARHIRYRFNETEIAQLLEMQWWQWSEEQIKGAMSLMCSSDIDGLYQYWKALK
- a CDS encoding glutathione S-transferase codes for the protein MGIALSQQQVLLREIVTKDKPRELLASSPKGTVPILVLPNGQVIEQSLDVMNWALQQNDPQDLLRSSNPTLSKQVQQLIKTYDDEFIGHLEKYRASVRYRNIDVEQRRQACEAFIGQLEARLTDQPYFFGQTPSLADFAVMPFVSQFVRVEKKWFVQSEYQNVGRWLRSLLESQLYSQVMKQYPLWNETKQDCIFGCSKRIR